Within Sander lucioperca isolate FBNREF2018 chromosome 22, SLUC_FBN_1.2, whole genome shotgun sequence, the genomic segment aacacaaccaaatacataaacgcgctgcaaagacacacaacacaaccaaatacataaacgcgcttatataaatatgttggagagtttctgtgtgttccactgtgtttactgatttattttcattaaaatgttacttcttttttaatagtttaataGCGGACCCTCTGTTCCTACACGTATTGATAGCGTCCTAGTAGAGGTCACTTCCGGGTCATGCAATTTGCGTCAgttgaaaatattaaaattggATGAAAAGCTCTTTATcagttttttccatttttcacatcggaaattggaaaaacaagttgttattcattttttcattttggttttgGAATCGAGTATTGAgaaaacaagtcatttttttgctttttgtttttattttgaaaacaaatgaatgaatgatacaCAGATTACCTTCCAATACTATTATggttaaaatgttttgaaatatttattCTTAAAATACAGATTAAGAAAGATTGTGTTAGTAAAGATATAGAATTGACAGATGACAGATTTGTACTTACAGATTGTCAGCTTGTGGCTACACTGCAGAAAGAATGTTGAATCTCTTTCGTACACAAGAGACACTTCATAGGTCGCACCAGGGTAAAGGCCGGtaaatgacacattttcacCTTCAGGACTGACATGAGTTTGCGAGTGATAGGTGGCTGTTGCATTCGAGAACAAGCCTTTAATCAGTCCTTTGATTGATGAGTTAGTAACACGCCAGGCTACATCGGTACAGTTTATGGctgaaataaatgagaaaataattgCAGACAGAAAAGCTTTGATTTGTCAAAGTTAGCAAATAATCCAACCAAAAAATAATACTTTTCCAAAATGAGGACTTTGTAAATTTAAATATAGAATAACATGTTATTATTCATATTGAAAGATATCCATTGACAACACTTTTTTGAGTTTGTCAGAAAGAAGTCGTGTATACCTGTTACTGTAAAGCCTTTGTAAGCAGTGCTGTTGAGATCAGAGAACACCGTGATCACGCTGAATCGATACTCTGTTCCAGGCTTAAGAGACGTGATTGGATAGGACACAACATTAATGGTTGTATTTGGGCGAACTTGGTAATTTTCCTCATTAATTTGGATAAAGTAGCCCCAgtcttttttcacttttgtccACATCAGGGTTATGCTGTTCACAGAGCGTTCAGTCACATTGACCAAAGCCACCTTTGAGGGAActgaaaacacatacacaaaaatacTGAGTGAATGTCAAAAACATACACTCACATGAGGATGAGGTGAGTAATAGCCTATGTATTACATAATGAAATTGTGACTATTTGTTACTTACTATAATATATACTATTTActataagttgttttttttttaagtacagTCAAATACAGCATTTTTTGTATGATTTGCATATCATCAGCAAAATACCTGGTATCAGGAGTGTACTCAAAGGTCACCTACCAGTCACAGCGTTAAATAAGAATCCAGTGCTGTTGAGTTTCTCAAAGCAAGTCATAAGagtgaaattatattttgtccCAGCATTAAGCAAAGAGACCACATGCTTAACTGATGTGTTGTCCTTCAGCTCAATGGAACTTCTTTTGTTACCATATTGTAGGAAGTATGTTGAGATGTTGTTAACCTTGTCCCACATCAGAGTTATACTGCTCTCATTTTGAGTCTGTACTTTATCATATTAGTGTCCTAAGTTATATTATGCTCAACTCATTAATAGGAAGGTGTGTGAAGAATTATATttacaagtaaaaataaatatagcaaTTTGACTTTAATTTGCATACCACAAGCAAAATGCCTGATTCTtaatataagataagatataagaTCACCTACCAGTGACAGCTTCAAATGTGTATCCAGTGCTGCTGATTCCCTCAAACGCAGTGATGAGAGTGAAGTTATATTTTCTTCCAGGACTCAGGGAGGTAACCACATGTTCAACTGATGACCCTTCCACTGCGTTGCTAGAGTCCTTCTTATCATATTGTAGGAAGTATGTTGAGATGTTGTTAACCTTGTCCCACGTCAGAGATATACTGCTCTCATTTTGAGTCAACACAGTCACATTATTCACATTTCTAGGAGCTGGAAGAAGATCAGAGAATACACAGTTGTTTCATTAAAGACCAAACTGTGAGTtactgatttaaaaataaattacagcctgctttaaaaaataaaactttaaaacACTTTAAATGAGATATTGTTACAGAGCTATGAAGAATTATATTTATGCTTTCAATTCCAGTATTTTTTTTCAAGCAGAGTCTAAAATATGAAGTGAGCAAAACACATCTGTCACAGACAAAcctaaaattatattatattttacagaGCTCTGTCCTGACTCCTGATATAAGGCTACATGAGAGGAAAATTCACTAACCAGTAAATGCAGTGATGTTTACTCCACTGCTTCTGACAGTTTCAAACACAGTGAAGAGAGTGAAGATGTATTTCGTTGTATTTGTGAGATCTgaaattatttgtgtcactgAATTTCCCTCTGATGTTGGGACATTTATCTCTTTTTCATTGAACTTAAGGATATAATTGGGAAAGCCATCCACTTTTGTCCACTGCAGAGTTATGCTGATCTCATTTTGTCCAGCTGATGTGAAATTTTCTGCATTAAGGGGAGCTAGAATGTAAAGAGACATTAATATTTGtgaatatactgtactttatcATATTAGTGTCCTAAGTTATATTATGCTCAACTCATTAATAGGAAGGTGTGTGAAGAATTATATttacaagtaaaaataaatatagcaaTTTGACTTTAATTTGCATATCACAACCAAAATGCCTGATTCTTAATATAAGACATAAGATCACCTACCAGTGACAGCTTCAAATGTGTATCCAGTGCTGCTGATTCCCTCAAACGCAGTGATGAGAGTGAAGTTATATTTTCTTCCAGGACTCAGGGAGGTAACCACATGTTCAACTGATGACCCTTCCACTGCGTTGCTAGAGTCCTCCTTCTTATCATATTGTAGGAAGTATGTTGAGATGTTGTTAACCTTGTCCCACGTCAGAGATATACTGCTCTCATTTTGAGTCAACACAGTCACATTATTCACATTTCTAGGAGCTGGAAGAAGATCAGAGAATACACAGTTGTTTCATTAAAGACCAAACTGTGAGTtactgatttaaaaataaattacagcctgctttaaaaaataaaactttaaaacACTTTAAATGAGATATTGTTACAGAGCTATGAAGAATTATATTTATGCTTTCAATTCcagtattttttttcaaccagAGTCTAAAATATGAAGTGAGCAAAACACATCTGTCACAGACAAAcctaaaattatattatattttacagaGCTCTGTCCTGACTCCTGTTATAAGGCTACATGAGAGGAAAATTCACTAACCAGTAAATGCAGTGATGTTTACTCCACTGCTTCTGACAGTTTCAAACACAGTGAAGAGAGTGAAGATGTATTTCGTTGTATTTGTGAGATCTgaaattatttgtgtcactgAATTTCCCTCTGATGTTGGGACATTTATCTCTTTTTCATTGAACTTAAGGATATAGTTGGGAAAGCCATCCACTTTTGTCCACTGCAGAGTTATGCTGATCTCATTTTGTCCAGCTGATGTGAAATTTTCTGCATTAAGGGGAGCTAGAATGTAAAGAGACATTAATATTTGtgaatatactgtactttatcATATTAGTGTCCTAAGTTATATTATGCTCAACTCATTAATAGGAAGGTGTGTGAAGAATTATATttacaagtaaaaataaatatagcaaTTTGACTTTAATTTGCATATCACAACCAAAATGCCTGATTCTTAATATAAGACATAAGATCACCTACCAGTGACAGCTTCAAATGTGTATCCAGTGCTGCTGATTCCCTCAAACGCAGTGATGAGAGTGAAGTTATATTTTCTTCCAGGACTCAGGGAGGTAACCACATGTTCAACTGATGACCCTTCCACTGCGTTGCTAGATTCCTCCTTCTTATCATATTGTAGGAAGTATGTTGAGATGTTGTTAACCTTGTCCCACGTCAGAGTTATACTGCTCTCATTTTGTCTCAACACAGTCACATTCTTAACCATTTCAGGAgctgaaaagacaaaaagtttcattagagaaaaaaaagttcagtGCCAGGCATTTACCACAATAAAGGGTTTTGTGTAGTCTTTAATTTAATAGTTTCAATTAACTCATCATTTTATCAGCAACAGTAAAGAAATGTTAAGTTAGCAACAGCCATCTGTTAATAGTAAACTTTAAATGAGATATTGTTACAGAGCTCTGTCCTGGCTCTTGTTGTAGGCATATATATGAGGTAAAACATCTTACCAGTGGCTGCAGAGTATATTACTCCGCTGCTTCTGACAGTTTCAAACACAGTGAAGAGAGTGAAGTTGTATTTAGTCCCACTTGTGAGCTCCGAGATTGTTTGATCCACGTTTTCTAACCCCGGTGATGCAGAGATATTTATCACTGTTCTATTGTACTCAAGTGTATAATTGAGGATGTCCTTCACTTTTTTCCACTGCAGAGTTATGCTGGTCTCATTTTGTCCAGCTGATGTGAAATTTTCTGCATTAAGGGGCACTAGAATGTAAAGAGACATTAATATTTGTGAATAAACTGTACTTTATCCTATTAGTGTCCTAAGTTATATTATGCTCAATTCATTAATAGGAAGGTGTGTGAAGAATTATATttacaagtaaaaataaatattgcaaTTTGACTTTAATTTGCATATCATAAGCAAAATGCCTGATTCTTAATATAAGATATAAGATCACCTACCAGTGACAGCTTCAAATGTGTATCCAGTGCTGTTGATTCCCTCAAACGCAGTGATGAGAGTGAACTTATATTTTCTTCCAGGACTCAGGGAGGTAACCACATGTTCAACTGATGACCCTTTCACTGCGTTGATAGAGTCCTCCTTCTTATCATATTGTAGGAAGTATGTTGAGATGTTGTTAACCTTGTCCCACATCAGAGTTATACTGCTCTCATTTTGTCTCAACACAGTCACATTCTTAACCATTTCAGGAGCTGAAAAGGCAAAAAGTttaattagagaaaaaaaagttcagtGCCAGGCATTTACCACAATAAAGGGTTTTGTGTAGTCTTTAATTTAATAGTTTCAATTAACTCCATCATTTTATCAGCAACGGTAAAAAAATGttaagttagttagttagtagtaTACTTTATATTATGTTATCTCAACACAGTCACATTCTTAACCTTTTCAGGAGCTGAAAAGACAAAGAGTTGACAGTTTCATTAGAGAAAAGGTTTAGTGAGAGACACACCATTAAACATCATAATTGCACTATAATATGAGGAAATACAGTCATGTCACCAACTCAAACTTACGTGATTTCGTTGTTGAACGGGTTGTTAATGGAGTGGttaactgtgttgttgtttttgcttgTGTTGCACTTGtccctgttgttgttgttgttgttgtttttgcttgTGTTGTACTTGtccctgttgttgttgttgttgttgtttttgcttgTGTTGCACTTGtccctgttgttgttgtttttgcttgTGTTGCACTtgtccttgttgttgttgttatgttgGAGGAGTCAGTGACACCCTAAAACCAGAATAGGAATTGTTGGAACACAGAGAGACCcccaaaaatgtaatgtcaTATTGTACAAAATTGCCATAAGAGTTATTTTGACTATGGAATCACAGTTAAGAAAACTCTTACGCAATCTGTGAATATCCCAAAGCAATGTAATTTCTGCTATTATATTGTATCTGACATACTGTGAACCGCACTGTGACAAGGAggttaaaaaaagacaacactacTGTTAAGCGGTGTTCTACTGTACTTTTTAGTCAACAATCTCTCCTCATAGGTACAAAGAACTTACATCACTTACATACAACTTGAGACAAATATACGATATTGATATGCAGCAAACTTGAGGAAACATCTGAGACCTTCAAATGCAAATTATGGCCCGGAAATTGTTGTAGTATTTGGAACATCTACCTCTAAATCTCAAGTTCTTAACCATCCAACcattgctttttaaaatatCAAATCCTGTTTGTTAAAGACATATATTTTTGCACTGTTCATACTTAAAATATTGTCCTTGAGCTACATTTTCTTAGATTTTATAACATTCCAAAACATTCCATAAATCctaataaatacaatacaaaaaaggTACCCAGCTATATCATCGTGTCTAAAATATCCATAAACAAGATAACAATGTTGGACTTACATCACCTATTGTTTTGTATTACATTATTTCCTCATTCAAGCTTTTGTTTCTCTGAGGAAGTAAGTGAGAATAGATTACTGATTCCaagaaataattaattaatatttcaCCATCTGAAAAAGTCCATCATTCTTATGTTGTGCAAGTCTTTGTAAATTCTGTACATTCTGATATTTCAGACAGTGTAATATCCCTGTTCATATCATGGGTTTAACCATTACTGTGGTTTCcaagtttttcttttgttaagCGTGACCTTCTTTTCAGTAGGTAGACTATCTGATCACTATCAGAGcagaaaggtaaaaaaaaaaaaaaacacttacccAAAGTAGACACAAGAAGACATACAGCATAAAGTGGTCTGAGATGATTTTGAGAGGTAAAGGCTTCATTGTTATTACGTTTTGTTAAGTTACACACATGCTATGAGCTTGTCCAATTCCTTTGTTGTCCACAGATAAAAATTCAAGTTTCTATTTTCAGTACTGCCACGGGTGTGTtgacaaaaccaacaacactgGAGGTTGGCAAAGAATTTCTTCGTGCCTGGGCTGACACAGTCCAATTTTTAACGTTATTCCAGTGGTGTTGACTTTTAATTCTTAACCATGTCCTCCTTCTGTAACCTCTGGTCCCCTCGCATATTGGCAAGTGACTATGTAAATAGCTGCTTCTCCTTTTTGGCCTTATACAACCGGAGACCTTTGCCCCGCCTGTTACTTCCTTATTAACGGTCATAATGTAATGTGCATACTTGTCAAAGGTAAGTCAATCAAGTAAATTTCCCTCTGTTTATTAGGGGTAATTGCTTTATCTGCTGTATGTTTGTCGTAATCAGTTGTATGTTTGTGACTGCCTCTTTATGATGTGCAAATAAAAGatacaataaattattttattataaaccCAGGCAAAGCTTTTCAATGTTGATCAATGTAactatatttgttttgttttctaactatttttaaattattatttgaataaTTTCTTAGTTAAAATCAATGTCTAGTCTCTTCAGTTGGGCTGGTTTCACATAACAGTAGATTTGCTTTTGGTTTCTTTGCACTGTCTCGGAACTCAGTGATATTTATAGCTTCCTTGTGGTTGACATCGATAAGGAACTGTGAATTGAAAAAATCACCAACACACTTTAACAGAACATGAAGTCATGACAGTGTTTATGGCCTCATATTTTGGTGCAGCACTCAATAAAAGTGCTGGGATATCAAAGAAAATGTTGTCCAACGTTATCCATTGGGGAAACATGAGGAGGAAGTAAcctttataaattatattttccgCATCTTTAGGCATTACTTTACAATGAGTCTACATATTAGATATTAAGCATATATTGtgcttaaaaagcattttaattaACATGTATGTAaacttactgttttttttatttggaccATGTCTGCATGATAACTTGTTTTGTATGACAAAAGATTTTAAGATATGCACTCTGCAAACTTTGCAGTAAAAGAAATTGTacagaaaaaatgtcatatcaCAAATTTCAGGTGATTTTGTGGGTCTGGCTATTCTGGGTCAGGCTCACAGTATGTGAGGTCATAAGTACACTCTTAATGGTCCCatgaaaaacagtgaaaaccggACATTTTCATGAATTTATAAAATCCCCCGGACGCCCCGGACAGTACGTAAAAAGTGGACATGTCCGGGCAAAAGAGGACGTTTGGTCACCCTAGCATAAGTTAGCAAAGGAGGTGGTCAAGAAAGGAAATGTAGAAATGAATATTAAACTGTCAAAGTAGGAGGGGAAATTATGGAGGGAAATATCCAAACAGTGGCAACAATATTGGGATAGGTCAGAAAAAGGGAGAAActtacaataaaataaagtagGAGGAGTGAGAAACAGTGGGGCTAACCGAAAATTAtcagtaaataaaaataaagttaagAATTGGCCAGAGCAGATTGAACAGCACACTTtaataacggcgtcaccgttcttagaagatcagctggagctcggttcgcggagagagagagagaggtgcgctcataaaagttaaaacatttagagaccgacaaccccgttaacattccctgatgggtatttttatgaaagatatagattttcagcggagggaattacttataggctatttgttgccttctttagccgtgtgttgccaatgcgcacatcggtttaaattatgtttttatgttttttttaattttctctcacgatcgcgcaccactgctggggttgcaactgaaataaaagcctaaagcaacgacagtttatggaaagcaaaagtgtaattatatatggtcagatcttgtgcctgactgatggggaagtgaacagtttagtctaatgtattgtagtgggtgtactgtactgtatattggccagaatctgcctttgggggaggaggggggcatatcatagtggggggtctgggtgtcctcccccagggaagttttaagcatcaacgacttcatttcctgcattccgatacacttttatgcaccaatttatggtgaaatacctccattgagcctatgtgaagaaaaaagcacagatgacaattcaaaatatatcaaacatataatggaaagtatgttgttacgtgtcattgggcatttttaagtgagtatatggaaattctggagcttactatcacgtagactacaccactggatattgataagctaagcgttgtgatttacgcataacagcgtcggcttttttgccagctttctttcctgcgttttgcctgttaaaccgtgtctgtgttcttcatatttatgtagaattatagtttgttcttcttgtttaaaagatagcagctctggtagatgtttgcgattggtcgtggtgcgcaaacaccgcctcttttatgtgaacgcgcacgtctctagattggaaaaacctgggttgactgaactagttgataaccagcgtcgtgatacaggttatgcgggaccacggttgttaggttaggtgaagccggatcactgaaagaaatccaggacatgttgatcttgattcgtagtacaggcggTCGGGACCAGTGATAATCAGGATCAAAGATGGGCTTGAAGGGAGGAAAAATATGTTTAATGACGATTAATACCGGTAGGAGGCAGTAATGTAACATATGGGATGCCAACTGCCGTAAAACCATAAAGAAGAAGATGATATGAACACACAAGCGAGcgagctaactagctagctgtttcgTGTTGTTAAAACAAGATAAAGCCAGCCACAGTCCTGGCGAAGTAGGGGGTAGCGTCAAGGACCCAGGTGATTGACAAAAAGCAGATGTGACATTGAAATTTCGCTAATAGACTAACATTATTCTAACACTAAACTTTAGCCGCAGTCAGgtttagctaactagctagctagttaatgCGAATGCTAGTTTATGCTTACTTAACGTCAGCTAACAGTTGGCTGTCAGCGTTACTTTAATTGGTAAAGACCTGCGTCAGTAACtagtttttcttgttttaaatGCTTTCAACAAACGAACTAAAGTTAATGTTGTTTGTACTTAAACTAACATCGAACTTAAGTTCACTAACGTAACAGTCTACACAAtgtgctaacattagcctaacCTTCTCAACACCTGACTAgagacgttaacgttacatcccACTTGAACTCAATTCTCTTTATAACACATGACGACAGTCTGCCTGATGTTTTACTGAAGCCGTTAAATACCGGTTGCATAAAAGCTCGCCAGCAAAGACGTGCAGAACTTTGACAAGCTTCACAGGGCGAGTGAACAAAGCCGTTGTTAGTCAAGTTAGCTGgctaag encodes:
- the LOC116061010 gene encoding receptor-type tyrosine-protein phosphatase H; translated protein: MVKNVTVLRQNESSITLMWDKVNNISTYFLQYDKKEDSINAVKGSSVEHVVTSLSPGRKYKFTLITAFEGINSTGYTFEAVTVPLNAENFTSAGQNETSITLQWKKVKDILNYTLEYNRTVINISASPGLENVDQTISELTSGTKYNFTLFTVFETVRSSGVIYSAATAPEMVKNVTVLRQNESSITLTWDKVNNISTYFLQYDKKEESSNAVEGSSVEHVVTSLSPGRKYNFTLITAFEGISSTGYTFEAVTAPLNAENFTSAGQNEISITLQWTKVDGFPNYILKFNEKEINVPTSEGNSVTQIISDLTNTTKYIFTLFTVFETVRSSGVNITAFTAPRNVNNVTVLTQNESSISLTWDKVNNISTYFLQYDKKEDSSNAVEGSSVEHVVTSLSPGRKYNFTLITAFEGISSTGYTFEAVTAPLNAENFTSAGQNEISITLQWTKVDGFPNYILKFNEKEINVPTSEGNSVTQIISDLTNTTKYIFTLFTVFETVRSSGVNITAFTAPRNVNNVTVLTQNESSISLTWDKVNNISTYFLQYDKKDSSNAVEGSSVEHVVTSLSPGRKYNFTLITAFEGISSTGYTFEAVTVPSKVALVNVTERSVNSITLMWTKVKKDWGYFIQINEENYQVRPNTTINVVSYPITSLKPGTEYRFSVITVFSDLNSTAYKGFTVTAINCTDVAWRVTNSSIKGLIKGLFSNATATYHSQTHVSPEGENVSFTGLYPGATYEVSLVYERDSTFFLQCSHKLTIFPPYLSAHCEYWAAGYSVSVVWNKPDGVWTSVEVNVTGKTHIVSENMEQHLIISGVLPARKYEVSLASLSGTVRSSDPFVFSCLTDPRGVIAGSVFAVLLFGVLVCLAVFIFLKRPDIISRKKPFIGGSRQSNKKCKAISVAKFPDHFYQLCADENRGFSQEYESLVPVGTEQTKKAAILPENKPKNRFNNVQPYDWCRVKLTTSNLNNTSDYINASYMPGYNSKSEYIASQGPLPSTVNEFWRMIWEQKVKGIVMVTNCTEGGRTKCERYWPADSKPCPYGELSVTIRSEQQEPDWTLREFRVKHMNSAERTVKHFHFTAWPDHGVPQGTEVLIQFRGLVRQHIEREGDGAPTVVHCSAGVGRTGTLIALDVLLQQLEKERAVGIHGFVHKMRLSRPYMVQTESQYVFLHQCIMDCLQPNEKTEEHIYENADMIYANATALRELRQTNA